The Ziziphus jujuba cultivar Dongzao chromosome 12, ASM3175591v1 sequence GAGAAAATCTTCAAAGGATCTGCCATAACCAAGCAAGAAGACTGTCTCCTACATGTCCTGTGCAGATTTAATTATACCTTTGTTATTTGCTTGATAGTctttataaatttgttttcttcttgggTCTCAGTTTTAGAATTTATgctatattttatgtgtttagATCAGTTTGGGTTCTTTGATGAATGCGAAATGTGTAATTCACCTTGTCGTAAACAAAATGAACATTTTGAGCTATATTAGAATAATttgaagttttttaaaaaaataaataaaagaaaatttgtgaactgaatgaccccaaaaaaaaaacaaaaaaaaacaaaaaaaataaaaacaaaaaaaattaaaaaaaaaaaaaagaaacaaaaacaaaagcaaaaacaaaacaaagtgaTGATCATCCTTGTGCATGACGCCGACCAATGTAGGAGACAGAAAGTGATTAACCACCATCaaggaaagaaattaaaaataaaaaggaaatgatAATGAGGGTTTCAAAATACTAATTGAAACAATGGCATTTGGGTAAACCTATTTAAATGGggatttataaagttttttctgGAATCATTAAAAGGGTTACTCTTATAATAATATGttaacatatataaacatatgttCCTTGCTAtacatattgatatatttatatgatatttctAGCATTATTCAAAAATGAAACTCACATTGAATAACTCATTTAGTTTTACATGTtaatccctttttttatttatttatggttaataCTAAACTTTTCCAATAGAATCATGCATGTCGTATTTTTAGCATCCAAATAAACATATCTTTTAGAATAAGCTGGGAGAACATGTCTACATATACATAATATGGATGCATATACTTCAAAATTGACTACAATTATCATGTTTTTGAGGATGATATATGCAACACACTGAAAACCAATGATGACCATTTGATCAGCTTTTATAATATCGAGTAGTTACGCATGTTCCACGGCTAAGGTGACTATAAGATTCCAATTCTAAATTAGTGAGGGGGGCTTTGGTCTAAAAGCTGTCAAAACGCTTCCTCTTCCGAATTTGATGAACTATCTGCTGCTTTATGGACTTTACCTTCGTGGTTTTGATGGAGGAATAAACtgatataatttgtgaattgGAGATGTTCAGAATGTAATTGAGGGGTTTTTAAAGGGAAATGCTGCCAATCTTTGCGAGAAAGCTCTTTGATGCTTGAAGAAGTATTTCCTCTTAGACCCTGTTTGCTCTGTATCATTCTTGGAGGGAATATGAGATTCCatgaaaagttaatttttttctattttacttCTCATATTCCATGGAAAAAGttacttttttctattttacttCTTGTTTTTATAACTGGAGATCTAGCGAAGTCCCGTTTGGtttgtataatttagttgagtTTAAAGGGATTTCGTTCTTGGCAGTTCATGAAGCTTGTAGGCTTCAATATATGCCCCTGCATAATAAATAATCTCTATCTCtggttttaaaatttgaataaccACTCTTCTCCTTGACGGATGTCTATCGCTTTGGGATTGATtgtttattttgcttcataattttttttttttttaatatgtaaattaGAGAAAGAGAATTTTTCACTACGGCAATGGAATTCCtaggatttattttttcaagaatCAGTTTTAATGCATAGTAAATATTGGAAAAGTATTATGAAACGGGTGATTtagataacaaataaataaataaaaaaattgtatgtattttaaatacaagaataatatagaaataaatgaagacattATTAAATCATTTTCTCCAAAGAATAGAATACCATGAATTTTTAAGGAATTAAATTTTCCTGGCAAAagcaacaagaacaataatgaaagcgggatttaccaaaaaaaaaataataatgaaagcgGGTGTTCCAGTtatggataataataataataataatactccaAGAGAGCTCAAAGGAACTGTTTTCCACTTGACCCTTATTtcctcttaaaaaaattaaataaaaaaatgggtaAAAGGGTCGCAGACTAGTGACTGTATATTCTATTATTAACTAAAAACCTTGCCGCTGATCTTATATGCATATCCCTCCACCCATTTCTTAGCCTAATTCTCAAACCATATGAATTGTATAatacacttttatttttttggtgctttAAGATTGTATGACACACCTTTTGAAGCTTTTTACTagtattagtatatatatatatatatatatacacaacctTTTAGATTATAAACGATTCAACCAAAACCAACTTATCACCAAATTTTCTTTCCTCAAACAGGCCAGAGGCCACCCTCCAAAGCCCACCACTTTTGCCTTGTTAGGCATCCCATATGCAAAGAACTTAGCAAAACTACCAATATTGTAAGATTTACTGCTTTATATCTATTAGCTCATAGAAAACAAGTTAATGCACAACCAAAATGTTAATCTACATACTCTTTGGATAACACAAAAGGGTATGTTAACATCTCTGTGGGCCTCATGCCAAACAGCTCTTTCGGTAAATTGCATCCCTTTAAGCTCAACTATTATGATCAACTTCAAGATAGAAAAGGTTGATGCTCTTCAGAAACTAGAGGCATGAATTCTTTTCATCAAGCAAAGTAGGATAGCTCTTACCTGCGGGGTGACCATAAGTGGAATATACTGAAGACGAAATATCAACCTTTCAAATTTCCCAGTGCACAAATGCACAAGTCTGACGAAATTCCTCCAAATATCTCCAAATTGTCTTTGGTTAGGAACAGGAATCTTTAATCTTCctaaatcgaaaaaaaaaaagagaaaacatttAGCGAAAATGTGGAAGAAGTAACAaggaatgataaaataaaaatggcatTGAAGCCTCAGAAATTACTTCATGGTTCAATGTCTGGCATTCCCAAAAGGAAGGAACTTGAATTATCAGAACCAAGTAGTGGCAAGTACTCTGATCCTCTGACACGAACACTGAAGCAAGCTACAAAGACAAAGCCATGTTCAATGAAAGATATCCAAAGTAGGATTGacaattatttatcatatttcagACAAAAAGTCAGAATCACACACCTGAAATAACAGCATGAGAATAAAACATCAATAAGAAAATTAGCTGTAAAGTCCACCAATACATCTAAAATATGTAGTTTCCTAAAATTAAGTTCCAAGGAGACCATTTATATTCCCAAGCCtctaaaagtatataaaaataattgtattatatTTATTGCTCAACACTAAATATTTGCTTGCAAATATATAACAACGGACTTGATAACAAAAATTCCATTTCTTTTGACTTATATGGGAAATTGATGATAATACATAATCTCGCTAAATTTGCATATGCAGCATAACCTTTAATCATTTTGCTTTAATCTAAGGAATTTTAGAAAGATATGTTAGAAAGATGGCATTGATCAACTTGAAACAATGATGTTGATCACAACTATTTGGAGACAAACATGCAAAGACcacaatattttcattaaatcaaAATCCCTAATTATATACACACATCTATATTCATAAATGCCAAGAAGCAATGACATGAATTCACAAGGCTTGAAAAATACTAGAGTCGTCATATAGCCCCAAACATAGCCCTTTTCCATGAGTCCAAACCTATTACAGACCAATTTTGAAATCATTCACAAACTAACAAACTTTAAGATTTCGACTGTCTTATCACTTTAAGTAGTTTTCTTCATTATTCTCTTCCAATCTATTTGTCATGTTTAAACCATGATTCAccacaaataaaaatagttatgcTCACAAAAATTACCATTCTCTATCTTTATTACGCTTTGAAGCATTGTATCCATCTTTGTCTTCATATCAAAACTCTCATCCATTTTTGGGGCTAGAAGCAATAGCTCCCTGTAGATATCACGTACAAACTTGCATATCTTCTCAGCATACTCAAGTTCACCATCTGAAATTCGACCAATTGCCAACCTCATAAGCTCTCCAGTCAAATCAGCAAGCTGTGCAAGAACACTTTTTCCTCAGAAAATATATCCATTTGGTTTGTGTGTTTTCGAGGTATACTATGCATATAAAACATATGTAAACATGTATATGTTTTCTGTAGGTATGCACAGTTTGTTCACTTCAGAGTCAAATCTGCAAGTTATAAACAAAAACACCAAGCAACTCCCAGGAATGTTAATGTCTGTGAAAGCACTTTTGCTTATTCGTGCATGTACAACTGCTATCATGCGCTTGAATCTTAGAACTCTATTTTTCTGGTTCTGTTTAAAAGTGCAATGCAAGGCCAACATCTGAGTCAATACGCAAGGGGAAGAACTCATGTTTATTAGCGCATGCGATGCCGGAGCAGGaaatagaaagagaagaaaatgagATTGAGAAAAGAAAGACACAAGAGAGGGAGAAATGGAAAGAAAACCAGAGGCAGAAAACCTGTTTGATGTTATATACGAATCAAGTTGTCTTCCTTGATGCAATTATTAGGATCACTTATATTATAGTCAGTTCCAAACCACTATGGAAGCTAAATGAATCTTTCAACTGTTTGTAAATAGAATCCACATATTATGAATAGTAAACCTAAACTCCAAATTGACTGCTTAGATTATGACACAGGAGTGGCGCTTTTAACTTCATTATATTATAATGACTCTTACCTTTTCCAGGTGTAGATTTACCATCAAACTATTTATGTCCACTCAGACAAACTTTAGCACTAGTGCAATTTAGAATTGAGTAAATTACCCCCAAGAGATAATCAAGGACGTTAATTTGCAAAGGTTCGAGGGATGGATCACTTAGAGGCAACAAAGTAGAATTTATCTCCTCAAGATGCAAAAGAGTCCCAGTTCGGCAGAATTTATAGAATGTTGCAGCTTCTACATATTCTTG is a genomic window containing:
- the LOC107404710 gene encoding uncharacterized protein LOC107404710 isoform X2, which codes for MLYSCAIWRISLMASKPHRLHHRRTELSTAKRVRRTMTTQSSISEAFTNYTDYLNHLNEKRERVVKASRDITINSKKVIFQVHRISKDNREEVLEKAEKDLAAVTDQYISRLVKELQGSDFWKLRRAYSPGVQEYVEAATFYKFCRTGTLLHLEEINSTLLPLSDPSLEPLQINVLDYLLGLADLTGELMRLAIGRISDGELEYAEKICKFVRDIYRELLLLAPKMDESFDMKTKMDTMLQSVIKIENACFSVRVRGSEYLPLLGSDNSSSFLLGMPDIEP
- the LOC107404710 gene encoding uncharacterized protein LOC107404710 isoform X1: MLYSCAIWRISLMASKPHRLHHLAGRTELSTAKRVRRTMTTQSSISEAFTNYTDYLNHLNEKRERVVKASRDITINSKKVIFQVHRISKDNREEVLEKAEKDLAAVTDQYISRLVKELQGSDFWKLRRAYSPGVQEYVEAATFYKFCRTGTLLHLEEINSTLLPLSDPSLEPLQINVLDYLLGLADLTGELMRLAIGRISDGELEYAEKICKFVRDIYRELLLLAPKMDESFDMKTKMDTMLQSVIKIENACFSVRVRGSEYLPLLGSDNSSSFLLGMPDIEP